The Streptomyces phaeolivaceus genome has a window encoding:
- a CDS encoding non-ribosomal peptide synthetase: protein MSASQRGNWVARRLAPESSVFCAGQLIWLNGPVDPALFASSVSVVFAETDALRVRFGDDDGVPFQYVDNSTTLTTEIVDAGHGDDQIRVLARGQLTAVPVTAAGEPTTTSTLVRRENGTWAWILVTNILLVDGYSISLFIRRVAEVYSAQQAGDSVPDRWFGSMKNVMDAKNSGDSRTEEGAAYWSGILGIEHAGHENVEDLSEVFVSSSQPVVVPIPDDTYSKVQQSARTARVSWTDSLIALWGVYAALVEGRDCVAVRVPLMLRDDRESLKTPSAISRAIPVVTEISPYHTFGNVLEIVANQLKTSRRHTTVEDHQIARLWPSGQASYLTLPTINIRLFESTPRLGGIDAVSETISTGPVGSLDLAIYRTPESGIRLELSTGSATSDPFLHAEQFSRFLNAVLDGSPAQTLHELSTGFTPDTDGPDLSWAQGETIDIAPTTVDALVRRRVAADPDAVAVVADDGSELTYGQFDARVNAFAQLLVDEGVRVGDRVAIAMTRSVDLVVALTAVMRAGAAYVPIDPGYPAERVKHILDNAAPALVITDQLTTEMHQHVLGEHRAPALRIDDHEVQRRLAAGQETVPVPARPLNDLDAAVVIFTSGTTGNPKGVALTHRALANRLAWGQRVLDYRPDSVALSKSGVGFVDAVTELFGPMIAGARIVVVSAEAAQDPAGLLDTIARHRVTHLLTVPSLADVLVRHDDAPTALATIRSWISSGEALTPGTATTMRTTAPQAVLHNFYGSTEVTGDGTAAIITDTGNTAIGAPVANTTARVLDAWLRPVPVGVAGELYLGGVQLADGYVARPGLTADRFVADPFSDDGARLYRTGDVVRWNSEGQLEYLGRSDDQVKIRGHRIEPAEIRAVLERHPAVSGAAIIALDHPAGGKYLAAYITTTSTTTSTTTSITDAVPTDALREHLARSLPDHMVPTTFTHLDRFPVTANGKLDRHALPQPDLTAGAADGRPPQTATEIALAGIFRDVLHLADDADLGVGSDFFRLGGHSLLAARVVARAKALLGAALTLRDVFDHPRISELARIADTSTDATATTETSSTRIGELPRPTPLPVSYGQQALWFTEQIAGRPIYRTEIVLQAGVRLDVDALATAVRRIVARHEILRTILVPDEETSSLRQVICAEPDDDTKVLEVEHVGPELLSDKIAQVAALPIDFTSEFGLKFHLLRHSDGDVLIAYGHHIVTDADSFGILVHELNKFYLEAASGNSTEVAPLPIQYADFAVWQRHVLGSRRDPESRYQSDLRYWQDMLSDLPTETVLPLDQPREGSEERTIRPATTSLTSDETATVDEFLVEHKATPLQALIAAFSLALWDEGAGDTVPIGTPASLRDQPELQDLIGYFVNTVVVRADIDAATGFAQTLLRCRNRMLEAADHKLVPFERVVEAVNPPRQVGISPLFQVMAAYVDRGGDSDAASPLTNYASTTADGPLASQPALFDLVSSIERLDGGAFGMNLNAARELFSAETTSRLLRKTARFLVLGSRHPDLTVKQLAQIVRAGDESRTEAVDNVGDIRRFQLPLEDFDISAAPFWRAAIDHVSHALSGASLALRLAIRDNGAGELVAETGNPELLDAVREKLTELVTAYQARIPMVVVTPTRAASGYKDDELAAVLDDPFWEDWVDQLADATATVLPQRGDSVSSEASEASEASSVTAGRAAPAADETSETSETSLRSVVLTAVDKALAEITEGDLLVEFHESDGPLMTRGFPVLLDDGDVIALSPERAAEYASLAGHPRFSRFFDDLPIPRIRVGVFRSHAERITEPAASVGVPEDGLDIHVLVADREPGDCVVRVRVESADTVDVDTEALAAAIAEDIAGAGAGAPAPAPGRERREAFTLRRADRVTLTPGEEESIRARYGHDAQILPLAPLQRGLFYHLLRSQESDDHNTYVSQITRQIAGDLDPERMTASIASAMERYPNLQAAFVPPGDVQVIPSGVEVPVRAIRLDEWGGRGVDVEQFLAAERGEPFDFEVPPLIRFTLLEHGHQAWTVVMSFEHILLDGWSINALFAEILSIYADDGYVDRVRPASFRSYLDWVDDQDPATAYRAWDGYLAELAGPTLLCPDFVDLGDAQSETGELHLDLSPAEAAMVFAAARDAKVTVGTLLQTAWGIALSRLTGSNDVVFGNTVSGRPPSLPDADRIIGLLFNTVPMRVSLPPFQTNRQLLASVQSEQLLVIDHPQAALTQIQTNAGVPVLFDTLFVVQNVPLGTAAGPDTAGLQVVDAKVDDATHYPVTFAVDPEERDGAATVHVRLSYRRDVFDAPAAQLLLKRYVQVLVSLTHRLDEPAGTLSALLPDETAPHTGIAADLVRDIEPVTVAELLHRQVRLSGSETALVAGDRRFTFAEFFAEVNRYGRLLLDEGVRPEHRVALLLPRDERTVIAMFAVFAIGAAYVPVDSELPDERIGYMIEVAEPTVTLVTDRDVDRLTGAVGKVINLDSTTTVDRLAQTETAPITAAERGGEVSLDNLAYIIFTSGTTGRPKGVAVGYRGLTNMYVNHVEKIFDRVVDHQRGRRMKIAHTTSFSFDASWEQLFWLLNGHEVHVIDEEMRRDHQRLLAHYDEVCMDGFDVTPSYGQLLVEEGLLDRDRPAGRSVSSDAPGVVFVSLGGEAVPDRLWQQLRGAPGVEAYNLYGPTEYTINALGADLADSTDSSVGTPIFNTRAYILDENLQPALPGVAGELYLAGEGTARGYWGQSALTAERFVACPWEPAERMYRTGDLARWNEAGMIDYLGRADEQIKIRGYRIEPDEIRDVVQEFPEVTRAEVVAFEHATGLQLAAYYRTTADRDISESLRNHLARYLPDYMVPAALVPVESFPLTPTGKLDRRALPAADVAASGVSAGRALESETELAVAAIFRAVLDLDEGLVLGAANDFFRLGGHSLAAMRLASQMNRAFPVNIAMRDVITASTIGELSAVVDKKLRPGADPEVDITAIATRFAQSLNGRTLFCAHPKFGASSMYSELSRYLPDGVGLVGIDDPAIIGLDVEFDDLDDLASTYADVIQGLQPAGPYELLGWSYGAHIMFAVARQLLSRGERVGPLVIVDAMPAGSENSTEILVRPGSAESMRDEMLKAFGEEAFNELLADAKQLKAVETAGRRCDVLTSVPTRGSLDIETLVIASSATHAPRVAELGREDALGWDGHLTNFSFFVAEDEDHQSILEPDSGLLKWGPLLTNLLVS from the coding sequence TTGAGCGCGAGCCAGCGAGGCAACTGGGTGGCTCGGAGGCTTGCCCCTGAGTCCTCGGTATTTTGCGCGGGTCAGTTGATCTGGCTGAACGGCCCGGTCGATCCGGCCCTGTTCGCGTCCTCGGTCAGTGTTGTCTTCGCGGAGACCGACGCGTTGCGGGTACGTTTCGGCGACGACGACGGTGTCCCTTTTCAATACGTCGACAACTCCACGACACTCACGACAGAGATCGTCGACGCCGGCCACGGCGATGATCAGATCCGGGTACTGGCCCGCGGGCAACTCACCGCAGTACCAGTCACTGCCGCCGGGGAACCGACGACGACCTCGACCCTTGTCCGTCGCGAGAACGGCACCTGGGCATGGATCCTGGTCACCAACATCCTGCTCGTCGACGGCTACAGCATTTCTCTGTTCATCCGCCGCGTCGCCGAGGTCTACTCCGCACAGCAGGCCGGTGATTCGGTCCCGGACCGCTGGTTCGGCAGCATGAAGAACGTCATGGACGCCAAGAATTCCGGCGATTCCAGGACCGAAGAAGGTGCCGCGTATTGGAGTGGCATCCTCGGAATCGAGCACGCCGGCCACGAGAACGTGGAGGACTTGTCCGAGGTCTTCGTATCCTCAAGTCAACCAGTTGTCGTCCCGATACCCGACGACACCTACTCGAAGGTTCAGCAGTCCGCCCGCACGGCACGGGTCTCCTGGACCGATTCCCTGATCGCGCTGTGGGGCGTCTACGCCGCTCTGGTCGAGGGTCGTGACTGTGTAGCGGTCCGGGTTCCCTTGATGCTGCGCGACGACCGCGAATCGCTGAAAACACCGAGCGCGATCTCAAGGGCGATCCCGGTCGTCACCGAGATCAGCCCGTACCACACCTTCGGAAATGTCCTCGAGATCGTCGCGAACCAACTGAAGACTTCCCGGCGTCACACGACTGTCGAAGATCACCAGATCGCGCGTCTGTGGCCGAGCGGCCAAGCCTCGTACCTCACGCTCCCGACGATCAACATCAGACTCTTCGAATCAACGCCGCGCCTGGGCGGCATCGACGCGGTCTCCGAAACGATCAGCACCGGCCCGGTCGGATCGCTCGACCTCGCGATCTATCGCACCCCCGAATCCGGAATCCGGCTAGAGCTGTCCACGGGCTCCGCCACGAGCGATCCGTTCTTGCACGCCGAGCAATTCAGCCGTTTTCTCAACGCCGTTCTCGACGGGTCCCCGGCCCAGACTCTGCACGAATTGAGTACCGGATTCACGCCCGATACCGACGGCCCGGATCTGTCGTGGGCGCAAGGCGAGACGATTGATATCGCGCCGACGACAGTGGATGCGCTGGTGCGCCGTCGGGTCGCGGCTGATCCGGACGCGGTCGCGGTCGTCGCCGACGACGGTAGCGAACTCACTTACGGTCAGTTCGATGCGCGGGTCAACGCTTTTGCCCAGCTCCTGGTCGATGAGGGCGTGCGGGTAGGGGACCGTGTCGCGATTGCCATGACGCGCTCAGTGGACCTGGTCGTGGCACTTACCGCAGTAATGCGCGCGGGAGCGGCCTACGTGCCGATCGATCCGGGATATCCCGCAGAGCGCGTCAAGCACATCCTCGACAACGCCGCACCTGCGCTGGTCATCACCGATCAACTCACCACAGAAATGCATCAACACGTACTGGGTGAACATCGCGCACCGGCACTGCGGATCGACGACCACGAAGTACAGCGACGGCTGGCTGCCGGTCAGGAAACCGTCCCCGTTCCGGCCCGGCCGCTGAACGACCTCGACGCTGCCGTGGTGATCTTCACTTCAGGAACGACAGGCAACCCGAAGGGCGTGGCCCTCACGCACCGTGCACTCGCCAACCGCCTCGCATGGGGTCAGCGAGTACTGGATTACAGGCCGGACAGTGTGGCGCTGTCGAAGAGCGGTGTGGGTTTTGTCGATGCCGTGACCGAGTTGTTCGGGCCGATGATCGCCGGTGCCCGGATCGTGGTCGTGTCCGCGGAAGCCGCGCAAGATCCAGCCGGCCTGCTCGACACGATCGCCCGACACCGTGTCACACATCTGCTGACCGTGCCCAGTCTGGCCGACGTCCTCGTCCGCCATGACGACGCACCCACAGCACTGGCCACGATCCGGTCCTGGATCTCCTCCGGTGAGGCACTCACCCCGGGCACCGCGACCACCATGCGAACGACCGCACCGCAAGCGGTACTCCACAACTTCTACGGCTCGACCGAGGTCACCGGCGACGGCACGGCGGCCATCATCACCGACACCGGGAACACCGCGATCGGTGCACCGGTCGCGAACACGACAGCACGTGTTCTTGACGCGTGGCTGCGCCCGGTGCCGGTCGGTGTGGCAGGTGAGCTCTACCTGGGTGGAGTGCAACTCGCGGACGGATACGTCGCACGTCCGGGTCTGACGGCTGACCGATTCGTGGCTGATCCGTTCAGTGACGACGGCGCGCGGCTGTATCGCACCGGCGATGTCGTGCGATGGAACTCCGAAGGGCAGTTGGAGTACCTCGGCCGCAGCGACGACCAGGTGAAGATTCGCGGACACCGGATCGAACCCGCCGAAATCCGCGCCGTCCTCGAACGGCACCCGGCAGTGTCGGGTGCCGCGATCATCGCCCTGGACCATCCCGCCGGCGGAAAGTACCTCGCCGCGTACATCACCACGACCAGCACCACGACCAGCACCACGACCAGCATTACGGACGCGGTGCCGACCGACGCACTCCGCGAGCACCTCGCACGATCGCTGCCGGACCACATGGTCCCCACCACGTTCACACACCTCGACCGGTTCCCCGTCACCGCCAACGGGAAGCTCGATCGCCACGCGTTGCCGCAACCAGACCTGACCGCAGGCGCAGCCGATGGACGCCCACCGCAAACCGCCACCGAGATCGCCCTCGCCGGCATCTTCCGCGACGTACTGCACCTCGCCGACGATGCCGATCTCGGAGTGGGCAGCGACTTCTTCCGCCTGGGTGGGCACTCGCTGTTGGCCGCACGAGTCGTCGCGCGCGCCAAGGCACTGCTCGGCGCGGCTCTCACGTTGCGCGATGTCTTCGACCACCCCCGCATCAGCGAACTCGCCCGAATCGCCGACACCAGCACCGATGCCACCGCTACCACCGAGACGTCCAGCACGCGAATCGGCGAACTGCCACGCCCAACCCCGCTGCCCGTCTCGTACGGACAGCAAGCGCTCTGGTTCACGGAGCAGATCGCAGGGCGTCCGATCTATCGGACTGAAATCGTGCTGCAAGCAGGCGTGCGGCTCGATGTGGATGCTTTGGCAACGGCGGTACGCCGGATAGTCGCTCGTCACGAGATCTTGCGTACGATCCTCGTGCCGGATGAGGAGACCTCATCGCTCCGCCAGGTCATCTGTGCGGAACCCGACGACGACACCAAGGTTTTGGAGGTCGAACACGTCGGTCCTGAGCTGCTCAGCGACAAGATCGCTCAGGTTGCCGCACTGCCAATTGACTTCACCTCCGAGTTCGGGCTGAAGTTTCATTTGTTGCGCCATTCCGATGGCGATGTGCTGATTGCTTACGGGCATCACATAGTTACCGATGCGGATTCCTTCGGGATCCTTGTTCACGAGTTGAACAAGTTCTATCTCGAAGCGGCTTCCGGTAATTCCACCGAGGTCGCGCCCTTGCCGATCCAGTATGCCGACTTCGCGGTCTGGCAGCGACATGTGCTGGGCAGCCGGAGAGATCCGGAGTCTCGCTATCAATCGGACCTGCGGTACTGGCAGGACATGCTGTCGGATCTCCCGACGGAAACCGTCCTGCCCCTCGACCAACCACGCGAAGGATCCGAAGAGCGAACCATCCGACCTGCCACCACGTCCCTCACGAGCGATGAGACGGCCACGGTCGATGAATTCCTGGTCGAGCACAAGGCAACACCGCTGCAGGCGTTGATTGCGGCATTCTCGTTGGCGCTCTGGGACGAAGGTGCCGGCGATACGGTGCCTATCGGCACCCCGGCCAGTCTGCGCGACCAGCCCGAGTTGCAGGACCTCATCGGGTACTTCGTGAACACCGTCGTGGTGCGCGCCGATATCGACGCGGCGACCGGGTTCGCGCAGACGCTGCTCCGTTGCCGCAATCGCATGCTCGAAGCCGCTGACCACAAGCTCGTTCCGTTCGAGCGCGTCGTCGAGGCGGTGAACCCGCCGCGGCAGGTCGGGATCAGTCCGCTTTTCCAGGTGATGGCCGCCTACGTGGATCGCGGTGGAGATTCAGATGCGGCGTCGCCGCTCACCAACTACGCCTCGACCACTGCGGATGGCCCGCTGGCATCTCAGCCCGCCCTGTTCGATCTCGTGTCGAGTATCGAAAGACTTGACGGCGGCGCATTCGGAATGAATCTGAACGCGGCCCGCGAGTTGTTCTCGGCGGAAACCACATCACGATTGCTGCGGAAGACAGCGCGCTTCCTTGTACTTGGATCGCGGCACCCGGATCTGACGGTCAAGCAACTCGCCCAGATCGTGCGTGCCGGCGACGAGAGCCGGACCGAAGCCGTCGACAACGTCGGTGACATTCGCCGCTTCCAGCTGCCGCTCGAAGATTTCGACATCAGTGCGGCTCCGTTCTGGCGGGCGGCGATCGATCACGTCAGTCACGCCCTTTCGGGAGCAAGCCTCGCCCTGCGATTGGCGATCCGCGACAACGGCGCCGGTGAACTGGTCGCCGAGACCGGCAATCCCGAGTTGCTGGATGCGGTCAGGGAGAAGCTCACCGAGCTGGTCACCGCCTATCAGGCAAGAATTCCGATGGTCGTCGTCACACCCACTCGGGCCGCGTCCGGATACAAGGACGACGAATTGGCGGCTGTCCTTGACGATCCGTTCTGGGAGGACTGGGTAGATCAGCTCGCTGATGCGACCGCCACTGTGCTGCCGCAGCGCGGCGACTCGGTGTCTTCCGAAGCATCGGAAGCATCGGAAGCATCAAGCGTCACGGCTGGACGAGCGGCTCCCGCCGCAGACGAAACCTCCGAGACCTCCGAGACCTCTCTGCGGTCCGTTGTGCTGACGGCCGTGGACAAGGCCTTGGCCGAGATCACTGAAGGTGATCTGCTCGTGGAGTTCCATGAGTCCGACGGTCCCCTGATGACGCGTGGATTCCCCGTGCTGCTTGATGATGGTGATGTCATCGCGCTGAGCCCGGAGCGAGCGGCCGAATACGCCTCGCTCGCCGGACACCCCCGGTTCAGCCGCTTCTTCGATGATCTTCCGATCCCACGGATCCGGGTAGGGGTGTTCCGCAGCCACGCGGAGCGGATCACCGAGCCTGCCGCGAGTGTCGGCGTACCGGAGGACGGACTCGACATCCATGTCCTCGTCGCGGATCGTGAGCCCGGCGATTGCGTCGTCCGCGTCCGGGTGGAGTCGGCGGACACCGTTGATGTCGACACCGAGGCACTGGCCGCCGCCATCGCTGAAGATATTGCCGGAGCCGGAGCCGGCGCCCCTGCCCCTGCCCCCGGCCGCGAGCGTCGAGAGGCATTCACTCTGCGTCGAGCCGACCGCGTCACATTGACGCCCGGCGAAGAGGAATCCATCCGAGCCCGCTACGGGCACGACGCCCAGATCCTTCCGCTTGCCCCGTTGCAGCGCGGATTGTTCTATCACCTGCTGCGGTCCCAGGAATCCGACGACCACAACACCTACGTCTCGCAGATCACCCGGCAGATCGCGGGAGATCTCGACCCCGAGCGGATGACGGCCTCCATCGCCAGTGCGATGGAGAGGTACCCCAATCTCCAGGCGGCGTTCGTCCCTCCCGGGGACGTACAGGTGATCCCGTCCGGTGTCGAAGTCCCGGTGCGGGCCATCCGATTGGACGAGTGGGGTGGCCGCGGGGTCGATGTGGAGCAGTTCCTGGCGGCCGAGCGAGGTGAGCCGTTCGACTTCGAGGTCCCGCCTCTGATCCGATTCACGCTGCTCGAACACGGCCACCAGGCGTGGACAGTGGTCATGAGTTTCGAGCACATCCTGCTGGATGGCTGGTCCATCAACGCGCTGTTCGCCGAAATCCTCAGCATCTACGCCGATGACGGATACGTCGATCGCGTGCGACCGGCGTCTTTCCGCTCCTACCTGGACTGGGTCGACGACCAGGATCCCGCTACCGCCTATCGCGCCTGGGACGGCTACCTCGCGGAACTGGCCGGTCCGACGTTGCTGTGCCCTGACTTCGTCGACCTCGGTGACGCACAGAGCGAGACCGGTGAACTTCACCTCGATCTCAGCCCCGCAGAGGCCGCGATGGTGTTCGCCGCCGCACGAGACGCCAAGGTCACGGTGGGTACCTTGCTGCAGACCGCCTGGGGGATCGCGCTCAGCCGGCTCACCGGCAGCAACGACGTCGTATTCGGTAACACGGTTTCCGGTCGGCCGCCGTCGTTGCCCGACGCCGACCGCATCATCGGGCTGCTGTTCAACACGGTCCCGATGCGGGTGAGTCTGCCCCCGTTCCAAACGAATCGGCAGTTGCTCGCCAGCGTCCAGTCCGAGCAACTGCTCGTCATCGACCATCCGCAAGCCGCTCTGACACAGATCCAGACCAATGCAGGCGTTCCTGTTCTGTTCGACACGCTGTTCGTGGTGCAGAACGTGCCGCTGGGCACGGCTGCGGGCCCAGATACAGCCGGGTTGCAGGTCGTCGACGCAAAGGTCGATGACGCGACGCACTACCCAGTGACGTTCGCGGTCGACCCGGAAGAACGCGACGGAGCGGCGACCGTGCACGTGCGCCTGTCCTACCGCCGGGACGTTTTCGATGCCCCGGCCGCGCAGCTGTTGCTCAAGCGCTACGTCCAAGTGCTCGTCTCTCTTACTCACCGGCTTGACGAGCCCGCTGGTACGTTGTCCGCCCTCTTGCCGGACGAGACCGCCCCGCACACGGGTATCGCCGCTGATCTCGTCCGCGACATCGAACCGGTCACGGTCGCCGAGTTGCTGCACCGGCAGGTGCGGCTGTCCGGATCGGAGACGGCGCTGGTCGCCGGCGATCGCCGGTTCACCTTCGCGGAGTTCTTCGCCGAGGTGAACCGCTACGGCCGACTTCTGCTCGACGAGGGAGTGCGCCCGGAGCATCGGGTCGCGCTGCTGCTGCCGCGCGACGAGCGCACGGTCATCGCGATGTTCGCGGTGTTCGCCATCGGAGCCGCCTACGTCCCGGTGGACAGTGAACTGCCGGACGAACGGATCGGCTACATGATCGAGGTCGCTGAACCGACCGTCACTCTGGTGACCGACCGCGACGTGGATCGGCTCACCGGCGCAGTCGGCAAGGTGATCAACCTGGATTCCACGACGACGGTGGATCGCCTCGCGCAGACCGAAACAGCTCCGATCACGGCAGCGGAACGAGGCGGGGAGGTCTCGCTCGACAACCTCGCGTACATCATCTTCACCTCGGGAACCACCGGACGGCCCAAGGGAGTCGCCGTCGGCTACCGCGGACTGACGAACATGTACGTCAACCACGTGGAGAAGATCTTCGACCGGGTGGTGGACCACCAGCGCGGGCGCCGGATGAAGATCGCGCACACGACGTCCTTCTCCTTCGACGCCTCGTGGGAGCAGCTGTTCTGGCTGCTGAACGGCCACGAGGTGCACGTCATCGACGAGGAGATGCGACGCGACCATCAGCGGCTGCTGGCGCACTACGACGAGGTCTGCATGGACGGGTTCGACGTGACCCCGTCCTACGGGCAACTGCTCGTCGAAGAAGGGCTGCTCGATCGGGACCGGCCGGCCGGCCGGTCCGTGTCCTCCGACGCGCCCGGTGTCGTCTTCGTCTCCCTCGGCGGCGAGGCCGTCCCCGACCGGCTGTGGCAGCAGCTGCGCGGCGCCCCCGGAGTCGAGGCGTACAACCTCTACGGACCCACCGAGTACACCATCAACGCCCTCGGCGCCGACCTGGCCGACAGCACCGACTCGAGTGTCGGGACGCCGATCTTCAACACCCGGGCCTACATCCTCGACGAGAACCTGCAACCCGCCCTTCCCGGTGTCGCCGGCGAGCTCTACCTGGCCGGCGAAGGAACCGCGCGCGGATACTGGGGCCAGTCCGCGCTGACCGCCGAACGTTTTGTCGCCTGCCCGTGGGAACCCGCGGAACGCATGTATCGCACCGGAGATCTCGCCCGGTGGAACGAAGCCGGGATGATCGATTACCTCGGTCGCGCCGACGAGCAGATCAAGATCCGCGGCTATCGCATCGAACCGGACGAGATCCGGGACGTGGTGCAGGAGTTCCCCGAGGTGACGCGCGCCGAAGTGGTCGCCTTCGAGCATGCCACGGGGCTACAACTGGCCGCCTACTACCGCACGACCGCGGACCGCGACATCAGTGAGTCGTTGCGCAACCATCTGGCCAGGTACTTGCCTGACTACATGGTCCCGGCAGCCCTTGTCCCGGTGGAGTCCTTCCCCCTCACCCCGACCGGCAAGCTGGATCGCCGAGCGTTGCCCGCGGCCGACGTGGCCGCGTCCGGAGTCAGCGCGGGCCGGGCACTGGAGTCGGAGACGGAGCTTGCGGTGGCCGCGATCTTCCGTGCCGTGCTCGACCTCGACGAGGGACTGGTCCTGGGCGCCGCGAACGACTTCTTCCGGCTGGGCGGGCATTCGCTCGCGGCAATGCGGCTCGCGTCGCAGATGAATCGCGCGTTCCCCGTGAACATTGCGATGCGGGACGTCATCACCGCTTCGACGATCGGCGAACTGAGTGCGGTGGTCGACAAGAAGCTGCGGCCGGGCGCCGATCCCGAGGTCGACATCACCGCGATCGCGACCCGATTCGCTCAGTCCCTGAACGGCCGCACTCTGTTCTGCGCGCACCCGAAGTTCGGCGCCTCGTCCATGTACTCGGAACTGTCGAGATACCTTCCGGACGGGGTCGGGCTGGTCGGGATCGATGATCCGGCGATCATCGGCCTGGACGTCGAGTTCGATGACCTCGACGACCTCGCCTCGACCTATGCCGACGTCATCCAGGGGCTCCAGCCGGCCGGACCGTACGAGCTGCTGGGTTGGTCGTACGGCGCGCACATCATGTTCGCGGTGGCGCGCCAGCTTCTCTCCCGAGGGGAACGCGTCGGCCCCCTGGTGATCGTGGATGCCATGCCTGCCGGTTCGGAAAACTCGACGGAGATCCTCGTACGACCGGGATCCGCCGAGTCGATGCGTGACGAAATGCTGAAAGCCTTCGGCGAGGAAGCGTTCAACGAGTTGCTCGCCGACGCGAAGCAACTCAAGGCTGTCGAGACGGCCGGCCGTCGTTGTGATGTCCTGACGTCCGTGCCGACGCGGGGCAGTCTCGACATCGAGACGCTCGTGATCGCGTCATCCGCGACGCACGCGCCCCGAGTGGCGGAGCTGGGCCGCGAGGACGCGCTGGGCTGGGACGGTCACTTGACCAACTTTTCGTTCTTCGTCGCCGAAGACGAAGACCACCAGTCCATCCTCGAACCCGATTCCGGTCTGCTGAAATGGGGCCCACTGCTGACGAACTTGTTGGTCAGCTGA